The Candidatus Schekmanbacteria bacterium genome window below encodes:
- a CDS encoding ABC transporter permease: MSRYILKRIMAMIPLFFGITLITFTVIHLAPGEPTDLQTQFNPKVSAQAKQQLRKLYGLDKPLYIQYINWLKRFILLDFGRSFSPDRRPVIEKIKERIGITITINFLSLLIIFFIALPIGVLSAAYQYSLFDKITTVVVFVGFAVPTFWLALLLMIFFGVNLNWLPISGIKSINHESLSFLGKILDYASHLVLPLFVSAFGGLAGISRYVRSNMLEVIRQDYITTAWSKGLDKKDVIGKHALRNALLPVITILGLSIPGLVGGSVIFETIFAIQGMGQLFFMSVMSRDYPVIMGTLSISAFLTLFGNLIADISYALVDPRIRY; this comes from the coding sequence ATGAGCAGATATATTTTAAAAAGAATTATGGCGATGATTCCTCTTTTTTTTGGTATTACACTCATAACTTTTACAGTCATTCATCTTGCACCCGGTGAGCCAACGGATTTGCAGACGCAGTTTAATCCAAAAGTTTCTGCACAAGCAAAACAACAACTTAGAAAACTCTATGGGTTAGATAAACCGCTGTATATTCAATATATCAATTGGCTGAAAAGATTTATCCTCCTTGACTTTGGGCGCTCTTTTTCTCCTGACAGAAGGCCTGTAATAGAAAAGATAAAGGAACGAATAGGCATAACCATAACAATAAATTTTCTTTCCCTTCTTATAATTTTTTTTATAGCTCTTCCTATAGGTGTTTTGTCTGCCGCCTATCAATATTCTCTTTTCGATAAAATTACCACAGTAGTGGTATTTGTAGGATTTGCAGTGCCTACCTTTTGGCTTGCTCTCTTATTGATGATTTTTTTTGGAGTTAATCTTAATTGGCTTCCAATATCCGGCATTAAATCTATAAACCATGAATCATTGAGCTTCCTTGGGAAAATCCTTGATTATGCTTCCCATCTTGTACTTCCTCTTTTTGTATCAGCATTTGGCGGACTTGCGGGTATTTCAAGATATGTGCGTTCAAATATGCTTGAGGTGATTAGGCAGGATTATATTACCACTGCTTGGTCAAAGGGGCTGGATAAGAAAGATGTTATTGGGAAACATGCCTTACGCAATGCACTTTTACCTGTAATTACAATTCTTGGCTTATCCATACCCGGACTTGTGGGGGGAAGCGTTATATTTGAGACAATCTTTGCCATACAAGGGATGGGACAACTTTTCTTTATGAGTGTTATGTCAAGGGATTATCCTGTCATTATGGGCACTCTTTCTATTAGCGCTTTTTTGACGCTTTTTGGAAATCTTATAGCTGATATTAGTTATGCCCTTGTTGACCCTCGCATCAGATATTAG